Proteins encoded by one window of Collimonas fungivorans:
- a CDS encoding polysaccharide deacetylase family protein, with protein MSMFSASRRNLLTAALALATLAPATLSLAQPARACSGTVYLSFDTGSQSQAEYIAQTLRRHHIKATFFMANEKTVNGDYTLDPSWAPFWKALVADGHAFGSHTFDHVYAKRDLADGKIEVKPQFGANGGKLLAWTPQQYCDELNRVDQRFLTLTGKHIDRFWRTPGGHLTPHTLAAGEACGYKHVAWAAAGFSGDELPSDKWPNQLLLDRTLKNLKDGDIVMAHLGIWSRKDPWAPAVLEPLISGLEKKGFCFATLRDHPAYKGDLKGPAAEVKAGKGRAS; from the coding sequence ATGTCCATGTTTTCAGCAAGCAGGCGCAACCTGCTCACGGCAGCGCTGGCGCTGGCCACCCTGGCGCCGGCCACGCTGTCGCTGGCGCAGCCAGCCCGGGCGTGCAGCGGCACGGTCTACCTGAGTTTCGACACCGGCAGCCAGTCGCAAGCGGAGTACATCGCCCAGACCCTGAGGCGCCACCACATCAAGGCCACGTTTTTCATGGCCAATGAAAAAACCGTAAATGGCGACTACACCCTCGATCCGAGCTGGGCGCCGTTCTGGAAAGCGCTGGTGGCTGACGGCCACGCCTTCGGCAGCCATACTTTCGACCATGTGTACGCCAAGCGCGACCTGGCCGACGGCAAGATCGAGGTCAAACCGCAGTTCGGCGCCAACGGCGGCAAGCTGCTAGCCTGGACGCCGCAGCAATATTGCGACGAACTGAACCGCGTCGACCAGCGCTTCCTGACATTGACCGGCAAGCATATCGACCGTTTCTGGCGCACGCCCGGCGGCCACCTGACGCCGCATACGCTGGCGGCGGGCGAGGCTTGCGGTTATAAACACGTAGCCTGGGCCGCGGCCGGTTTTTCCGGCGACGAGCTGCCCAGCGACAAATGGCCGAACCAGCTGCTGCTGGACCGCACGCTGAAAAATCTCAAGGACGGTGATATCGTCATGGCGCACCTGGGCATCTGGTCGCGCAAGGATCCCTGGGCGCCGGCGGTGCTGGAGCCGCTGATCAGCGGGCTGGAGAAAAAGGGTTTCTGTTTTGCCACGCTGCGCGACCATCCCGCCTACAAGGGCGACCTCAAGGGACCAGCCGCGGAAGTCAAGGCCGGGAAGGGGAGGGCATCATGA
- a CDS encoding FKBP-type peptidyl-prolyl cis-trans isomerase → MSTTTTVSGLQYEDVVVGEGAEAKAGNHVTVHYTGWLQNSDGSAGKKFDSSKDRGDPFEFPLGAGHVIKGWDEGVQGMKIGGTRTLIIPSGLGYGPRGAGGVIPPNATLIFEVELLGV, encoded by the coding sequence ATGTCGACCACCACTACCGTTTCCGGCCTGCAGTATGAAGATGTCGTCGTTGGCGAAGGCGCTGAAGCAAAAGCCGGCAACCACGTGACCGTGCATTACACCGGCTGGCTGCAGAACTCCGACGGCAGCGCCGGCAAGAAGTTCGATTCCAGCAAGGACCGCGGCGATCCGTTCGAATTCCCGCTGGGCGCCGGCCACGTCATCAAGGGCTGGGATGAAGGCGTGCAAGGCATGAAAATCGGCGGCACCCGCACACTGATCATTCCGTCCGGACTTGGTTATGGCCCGCGCGGCGCCGGCGGCGTGATTCCGCCGAACGCCACCCTGATTTTCGAAGTCGAACTGCTGGGCGTATAA
- a CDS encoding sterol desaturase family protein → MTNTLVDWFAAAQAWLFQSVVQPLMFHAGFSEYLEDAFDGTEWFLIGVCELVVLFLVLRPLEALIPVHSFSDRRARWIDFLYTVLYRLGAFSVFVFFLVDPLTAKVTELLHLQGINPFNLENLLPGMSDRPLLTFLLYLLVLDLCEYCYHRAQHSFGWLWGLHSLHHSQQNMNLWSDDRNHLLDGLIHDVVMALVALAIGVEPAQYVLLVSITRMLQSLQHANVRIHFGRLGDAIVVSPRFHRWHHAIGIGHESKGTGTLGGHNFGVLFAFWDVLFRSAYFGKTFEHTGIRDQLPTASRPARDYGRGFWSQQWLGLKRMVEFSRRQSR, encoded by the coding sequence ATGACGAATACTTTGGTTGACTGGTTTGCCGCGGCCCAGGCATGGCTGTTCCAGTCCGTGGTGCAGCCGCTCATGTTCCATGCCGGTTTCAGCGAATACCTGGAAGATGCTTTCGACGGCACCGAATGGTTCCTGATCGGCGTCTGCGAACTGGTCGTCCTGTTCCTTGTCCTGCGGCCGCTGGAAGCCTTGATCCCGGTGCACAGCTTCAGCGACCGGCGCGCGCGCTGGATCGATTTCCTGTACACCGTGCTGTACCGCCTCGGCGCTTTTTCGGTATTCGTGTTTTTCCTGGTCGATCCGCTGACGGCGAAAGTGACCGAGCTGCTGCACCTGCAAGGTATCAACCCGTTCAACCTGGAAAACCTGTTGCCCGGCATGAGCGACCGGCCGTTGCTTACCTTCCTGCTGTACCTGCTGGTGCTGGACCTGTGCGAATACTGCTACCACCGTGCGCAGCACAGCTTCGGCTGGTTGTGGGGTTTGCACAGCCTGCATCACAGCCAGCAAAACATGAACCTCTGGAGCGACGACCGCAACCACCTGCTCGACGGCTTGATCCATGATGTCGTCATGGCCCTGGTAGCACTGGCGATCGGCGTCGAGCCGGCGCAATACGTGCTGCTGGTGTCGATCACCCGCATGCTGCAAAGCCTGCAGCACGCCAATGTGCGGATCCACTTCGGCCGCCTGGGCGACGCCATCGTCGTCTCGCCGCGCTTTCACCGCTGGCACCATGCGATCGGCATCGGCCATGAAAGCAAGGGCACGGGCACGCTGGGCGGCCATAATTTCGGCGTGCTGTTTGCGTTCTGGGATGTGCTGTTCCGCAGCGCCTATTTCGGCAAGACCTTCGAACATACCGGCATACGCGACCAGTTGCCGACGGCAAGCCGGCCGGCGCGCGACTATGGCCGTGGTTTCTGGTCGCAGCAATGGCTGGGACTGAAACGCATGGTCGAATTTTCCAGAAGGCAGTCCCGCTGA
- a CDS encoding phasin family protein, whose protein sequence is MSTVAEQFSAAAKANFESNLALFTDFTTKAFAGVEKLIDLNLNAAKASLEDSNATTQKLFSAKDPQEFFSLSAALAQPNTEKAIAYGRHFASIASSTQAELTKSAEAQVAETKRKVIEFVDQASKNVPPGAEGAVAFVKSAIGSANAGYEQFAKSTKQAVETLETNVNNAVDQLSQAATKTATAARSKK, encoded by the coding sequence ATGTCTACCGTTGCAGAACAATTTTCAGCCGCCGCCAAAGCCAATTTCGAATCCAACCTGGCCCTGTTCACCGATTTCACTACCAAGGCGTTTGCCGGCGTGGAAAAGCTGATCGACCTCAACCTGAACGCCGCCAAGGCTTCGCTGGAAGACTCGAACGCCACTACCCAGAAGTTGTTTTCGGCTAAAGACCCACAAGAATTCTTCTCGCTGAGCGCCGCACTGGCCCAGCCGAACACTGAAAAAGCGATTGCTTACGGCCGTCATTTCGCCAGCATCGCCTCCAGCACACAAGCCGAACTGACCAAGTCGGCTGAAGCACAAGTTGCTGAAACCAAGCGTAAAGTCATCGAATTCGTCGACCAGGCTTCGAAGAACGTGCCTCCTGGCGCAGAAGGCGCAGTTGCTTTCGTCAAGTCGGCCATCGGCAGCGCCAACGCCGGTTACGAACAGTTCGCCAAGAGCACCAAGCAAGCTGTTGAAACTCTGGAAACCAATGTCAACAACGCTGTCGACCAGCTGTCGCAAGCTGCTACCAAGACTGCTACTGCTGCCCGTTCGAAGAAGTAA
- a CDS encoding cytochrome D1 domain-containing protein — translation MSVGRSLIAAGGLLAAFSTFAAAPAAAIGNTVVVLNSRDATITLLDQTTYKEINTFPVGKEPHHLMPTPDNKSLIVAAATGNSLLFLDPKSGQLQSQVKDIVDPYQIGFSPNQKWFIANGLRLDRIDIYGYDGKDLKLAKRLPLPSMPSHMAFSADSTLAFITLQGNDELAAVDLATQKVKWTMPIGKQPAGVYMTPDNKYLLVGVMGSDYVAVVDWRTQKIVKKIKTGDGAHNFRPQGDKRHVFVSNRVAGSINVLDLNTLESVGSIAVPGGPDCMEVTADGKTMWVTQRWLKRVSVVDLSTRKVIKTIAVGRSPHGIYFNNRASEL, via the coding sequence ATGTCCGTTGGTCGTTCCCTTATCGCCGCTGGCGGCCTGCTGGCTGCTTTTTCCACTTTCGCGGCAGCGCCTGCCGCCGCCATCGGCAATACCGTGGTTGTGCTGAATTCGCGCGACGCCACCATTACCCTGCTGGACCAGACAACTTACAAGGAAATCAATACCTTTCCGGTCGGCAAGGAGCCGCACCACCTGATGCCGACGCCGGACAACAAGTCGCTGATCGTGGCCGCCGCCACCGGCAATTCCCTGCTGTTCCTGGACCCGAAAAGCGGCCAGCTGCAGAGCCAGGTGAAGGATATTGTCGATCCCTATCAAATCGGCTTTTCGCCCAACCAGAAATGGTTCATCGCCAACGGCCTGCGGCTTGACCGCATCGATATCTACGGCTACGACGGCAAGGACCTGAAACTGGCCAAGCGCCTGCCGCTGCCGTCCATGCCTAGCCACATGGCGTTCAGCGCCGACAGCACGCTGGCGTTCATCACCCTGCAGGGCAATGATGAACTGGCCGCGGTCGACCTGGCGACGCAAAAGGTGAAATGGACCATGCCGATCGGCAAGCAGCCGGCCGGCGTCTACATGACGCCGGATAACAAATACCTGCTGGTTGGCGTGATGGGCAGCGATTATGTCGCCGTGGTCGACTGGCGCACCCAGAAGATCGTCAAGAAAATCAAGACCGGCGACGGCGCCCACAATTTCCGTCCGCAGGGCGACAAGCGCCATGTATTCGTCTCCAACCGGGTTGCCGGCAGCATCAATGTGCTCGACCTGAATACGCTGGAAAGCGTCGGCAGCATCGCCGTCCCAGGCGGTCCGGACTGCATGGAAGTGACGGCGGACGGCAAGACCATGTGGGTTACCCAGCGCTGGCTGAAGCGGGTGTCGGTAGTCGACCTGAGCACGCGTAAAGTGATCAAGACGATTGCGGTGGGGCGTTCGCCGCACGGTATCTATTTCAACAACCGCGCTTCTGAGCTGTGA
- a CDS encoding DUF349 domain-containing protein, whose translation MFGFLFKRAERNAPQPVIAPQAALRAEARQVSDQARQQELQQAQGLADEAAAVAFILQSGFADARLCAAQLVQSQAGLEQVLQACRNTDRRVAKLMQGRLDGARQQQLIAGRAAASVAQARRLQQEQQLMPNQVAELDRGWDAKDVPAELQQQFSQLRAMLADRLATQADLQRSAIGALAGVRALHQQIKTATVAEQESQQQLDALESQMAACTSHAEAQTLPRHLEAEFAQEAQALRKLLSDLQQHQSALQVRSDLLASWETSGETLTSDTLKAGWSALPKLPPALLDDSLEQRYQALLKQHAVVAPSKPQKIRVSVAVAEAGERPHIDEALDGLEKALEDGALQVAMDFDKTLRAIDFKQHKPSAMQNSRLVQARAELTRLQGWARWGGNVSREELTKAAQELPQQALAPAELAKKIGSLRARWKSLDVSSGPAPKALWEGFDSACTSAYAPVAAHFQQQAEQRQINQGNARALIDEVQQYAQAALTTEQLANTAQDWKTIAQFCQQKQQAWKNLGPINRSEKKTLDGSFASAIQTLLAPLAQQQAGEIARREQLIAEAAQLQANQRQHGIADRVKELQQRWQEQAKALPLPRQDEQELWLRFRSACDTIFAQRKEAASSADAERRDNLRLREEQCAALEAALTQPEAELPKILQQAQQEWAHGGQVPRAVQAQVEARFQAALGALQERLEQGRRQAALAQADALRDKLVLCQQIEAVITAAEIPTEADWRNRWQLLPRLAPAFEKVVAARFERALQNGSGYAATLESQRPLLQQELLRAEILAGIDSPPALSRERLQLQVEVLQASLKAGGAARNIEQQLLHICDLPAAMDEATLQRLLQLVGQARPAADKAAGQKNTPVSRGK comes from the coding sequence ATGTTCGGATTCCTTTTCAAGCGCGCAGAGCGCAATGCGCCGCAACCCGTTATTGCTCCCCAGGCCGCGCTACGCGCCGAAGCCCGGCAGGTATCCGACCAGGCCCGGCAGCAGGAGCTGCAGCAAGCGCAAGGCCTGGCCGATGAAGCCGCCGCAGTGGCATTCATTTTGCAGTCGGGTTTTGCCGATGCCCGCCTGTGTGCGGCGCAACTGGTGCAGTCGCAAGCGGGTTTGGAACAGGTGCTGCAAGCATGCCGCAACACCGACCGGCGCGTCGCCAAACTTATGCAGGGGCGGTTGGACGGCGCACGCCAGCAACAGCTGATCGCCGGCAGGGCAGCCGCATCCGTGGCGCAAGCCCGGCGTTTGCAGCAAGAACAGCAGCTGATGCCGAACCAGGTGGCGGAACTGGACCGGGGCTGGGACGCCAAGGATGTGCCGGCTGAATTGCAGCAGCAGTTTTCGCAGCTGCGCGCCATGCTTGCCGATCGCCTGGCAACGCAGGCCGACCTGCAGCGCAGCGCCATCGGCGCGCTGGCCGGCGTGCGCGCATTGCATCAGCAGATCAAGACGGCGACGGTGGCCGAGCAAGAAAGCCAGCAGCAACTGGATGCGCTGGAATCGCAAATGGCGGCTTGCACCAGCCACGCCGAGGCGCAGACCTTGCCGCGCCACCTGGAAGCCGAGTTTGCGCAGGAAGCACAAGCGCTGCGCAAGCTGCTGTCGGATTTGCAGCAGCACCAATCCGCTTTGCAGGTCCGCAGCGATTTGCTGGCAAGCTGGGAAACGTCCGGCGAGACACTGACTTCGGATACGCTGAAAGCCGGCTGGTCGGCCTTGCCAAAATTGCCGCCGGCCTTGCTCGATGACAGCCTGGAACAGCGCTATCAGGCGCTGCTGAAGCAGCATGCGGTAGTCGCGCCAAGCAAACCGCAGAAGATCCGGGTGTCGGTTGCCGTGGCAGAAGCAGGCGAGCGGCCGCACATCGACGAAGCCCTGGACGGCCTGGAAAAAGCGCTGGAAGACGGCGCGCTGCAAGTGGCGATGGACTTCGATAAAACGCTGCGGGCCATCGATTTCAAACAGCATAAGCCGAGCGCAATGCAGAACAGCCGCCTGGTCCAGGCGCGCGCCGAACTGACCCGGCTGCAAGGCTGGGCGCGCTGGGGCGGCAATGTCTCGCGTGAAGAATTGACCAAGGCGGCGCAAGAGTTGCCGCAGCAAGCGCTGGCGCCGGCCGAACTGGCAAAAAAGATCGGCAGCCTGCGGGCGCGCTGGAAATCCCTGGATGTCAGTTCGGGGCCGGCGCCGAAAGCCCTGTGGGAAGGTTTCGACAGCGCTTGCACCAGCGCCTATGCGCCAGTGGCGGCGCATTTCCAGCAACAGGCCGAGCAACGGCAAATCAACCAAGGCAACGCGCGGGCTTTGATCGATGAAGTGCAGCAGTACGCGCAGGCGGCGTTGACGACTGAGCAGTTAGCCAATACCGCGCAGGACTGGAAAACCATCGCCCAGTTTTGCCAGCAGAAGCAGCAGGCCTGGAAGAACCTGGGTCCGATCAACCGTAGCGAAAAAAAGACACTCGACGGCAGTTTCGCCAGCGCCATCCAGACCTTGCTGGCGCCGCTGGCGCAGCAGCAGGCCGGTGAAATCGCCAGGCGTGAACAACTGATTGCCGAAGCGGCGCAACTGCAGGCCAACCAGCGCCAGCACGGCATCGCCGACCGTGTGAAGGAATTGCAACAGCGCTGGCAAGAGCAGGCCAAGGCATTGCCTTTGCCGCGCCAGGACGAGCAGGAACTGTGGCTGCGTTTCCGCAGCGCTTGCGACACCATCTTTGCCCAGCGCAAGGAAGCCGCATCCAGCGCCGATGCCGAGCGGCGCGACAACCTGCGTTTGCGCGAAGAACAATGTGCCGCGCTGGAAGCCGCGCTGACTCAGCCTGAGGCCGAGTTGCCGAAAATCTTGCAACAGGCGCAGCAGGAATGGGCGCACGGCGGGCAGGTGCCGCGTGCGGTCCAGGCCCAGGTTGAAGCACGTTTCCAGGCCGCGCTCGGCGCTCTGCAAGAGCGGCTGGAGCAGGGACGGCGTCAGGCAGCGCTGGCGCAAGCGGATGCCTTGCGCGACAAGCTGGTCTTGTGCCAGCAGATTGAAGCCGTCATAACCGCAGCCGAGATCCCGACCGAAGCCGACTGGCGCAATCGCTGGCAGCTTCTGCCGCGCCTGGCGCCGGCATTTGAAAAAGTCGTTGCGGCGCGTTTCGAGCGTGCCTTGCAGAACGGCAGCGGCTATGCCGCCACGCTGGAAAGCCAGCGCCCGCTATTGCAGCAAGAGTTGCTGCGCGCTGAAATCCTGGCCGGCATCGACAGCCCGCCGGCGCTGTCGCGCGAACGCCTGCAATTGCAGGTCGAGGTGTTGCAGGCATCGCTGAAGGCGGGCGGGGCGGCGAGGAATATCGAGCAGCAGCTGTTGCATATCTGCGACTTGCCGGCCGCGATGGATGAGGCGACGCTGCAGCGGCTATTGCAACTGGTGGGCCAGGCCAGGCCTGCGGCGGACAAAGCAGCCGGGCAAAAAAATACCCCGGTCAGCCGGGGTAAATAA
- the pncB gene encoding nicotinate phosphoribosyltransferase — MIITSLLDTDLYKFTMMQVVLHHFPAAEVEYRYKCRNKGIDLRPYVDEIRDEIAGLCRLRFQEQELAYLGSMRFFKSDFIDFLSLFHLQQKYISVQPSAADNGEIDITVKGPWLHTILFEVPVLAIVNEVYFRATQAAPDHAEGRKRLQDKMALIRDNPAMAGCKVADYGTRRRFSRSWHEEVVQTLQRDFAQHLVGTSNVHFAMKYGMTPLGTMAHEYLQACQSLGPRLRDSQIYGFEMWAKEYRGDLGIALSDVYGMAAFLRDFDLYFCKLFDGARHDSGDPFEWGERLIKHYQDNRVDPSTKTLVFSDSLDFGKVNELYLRFKDRTRVAFGVGTNLTNDLGYTPLQIVMKMVRCNGQPVAKLSDTPSKNMCDDQAYLNYLRQVFEIAEPVAAAT, encoded by the coding sequence ATGATCATTACTTCGCTGCTCGATACAGATTTGTATAAATTCACGATGATGCAGGTGGTCTTGCATCATTTCCCGGCAGCCGAAGTGGAGTATCGCTACAAATGCCGCAACAAGGGCATCGACCTGCGGCCTTACGTCGACGAAATCCGCGACGAGATCGCCGGGCTGTGCCGCCTGCGTTTCCAGGAACAGGAACTGGCCTACCTCGGCAGCATGCGTTTCTTCAAGAGCGATTTCATCGATTTCCTCAGCCTGTTCCACCTGCAGCAGAAATACATCAGCGTGCAGCCGTCGGCGGCGGACAACGGCGAGATCGACATCACGGTCAAGGGACCGTGGCTGCATACCATCCTGTTTGAAGTGCCGGTGCTGGCGATCGTCAACGAAGTCTATTTCCGCGCCACCCAGGCCGCGCCGGACCATGCCGAAGGGCGCAAGCGCCTGCAAGACAAGATGGCCCTGATCCGCGACAATCCCGCCATGGCCGGCTGCAAGGTGGCCGACTACGGCACGCGTCGGCGCTTTTCCCGCAGCTGGCACGAAGAAGTGGTGCAGACCCTGCAGCGCGATTTTGCGCAGCACCTGGTCGGCACTTCCAACGTTCATTTCGCCATGAAATACGGCATGACGCCGCTGGGCACGATGGCGCACGAATACCTGCAAGCCTGCCAGTCGCTCGGTCCGCGGCTGCGCGATTCGCAGATTTACGGCTTTGAAATGTGGGCCAAGGAATATCGCGGCGACCTCGGGATCGCCTTGTCCGACGTCTACGGCATGGCGGCTTTCCTGCGCGACTTCGACCTGTACTTCTGCAAGCTGTTCGACGGCGCCCGCCACGATTCCGGCGATCCGTTCGAATGGGGCGAGCGCCTGATCAAGCATTACCAGGACAACCGCGTCGATCCCTCGACCAAGACGCTGGTGTTTTCCGACAGCCTCGATTTCGGCAAGGTCAACGAGCTCTACCTGCGTTTCAAGGACCGGACCCGGGTGGCGTTCGGCGTCGGCACCAACCTGACCAACGACCTCGGCTACACGCCCTTGCAGATCGTCATGAAGATGGTGCGCTGTAACGGCCAGCCGGTGGCCAAGCTGTCGGATACGCCGTCCAAGAACATGTGCGACGACCAGGCCTATCTGAATTACCTGCGCCAGGTTTTCGAGATTGCAGAGCCGGTTGCCGCGGCAACTTAG
- a CDS encoding histone deacetylase → MKAFYSDHFVLPLPAGHRFPMQKYRLIHEAALAAISDIDFNEAPTTSDGVLALAHHPHYISAVSAGTLPESVQKAIGFPWTPQMVERSRRSAGATIAACRAALTDPGRIAVNLAGGTHHAFADQGAGFCVFNDAAIAARLMQAERRVQRVAIVDLDVHQGNGTASILANDDSIFTLSLHGERNYPFDKERSDLDVALADGTGDQAYLGALQDALAAVLGRFSPQLIIFLAGADPHEGDRLGRLKLSFDGLAQRDAMLLETAGRHAIPVAIAMAGGYGKNIQDTVAIHLQTISLAAHFARQQGALTQPG, encoded by the coding sequence TTGAAAGCCTTCTACAGCGACCATTTCGTGCTGCCCCTGCCAGCCGGCCATCGTTTCCCCATGCAGAAATACCGGCTAATCCACGAAGCCGCGCTGGCGGCTATCAGCGATATCGATTTCAATGAAGCGCCGACCACCAGCGACGGCGTGCTGGCGCTGGCCCACCATCCGCACTATATAAGCGCAGTCAGCGCCGGTACTTTGCCGGAGAGTGTACAAAAAGCCATCGGTTTTCCATGGACGCCGCAGATGGTGGAGCGTTCGCGGCGCTCTGCCGGCGCCACCATCGCGGCTTGCCGGGCCGCGCTGACGGATCCCGGACGGATCGCGGTCAACCTGGCGGGAGGCACCCACCATGCGTTCGCCGACCAGGGCGCCGGTTTCTGCGTCTTCAACGATGCGGCGATCGCGGCCCGGCTGATGCAGGCGGAACGGCGGGTGCAGCGGGTCGCCATCGTCGACCTTGATGTCCACCAGGGCAACGGCACGGCGTCCATCCTGGCCAACGACGATTCGATTTTCACCTTGTCGCTGCACGGCGAGCGCAATTATCCATTTGACAAGGAACGCAGCGACCTCGACGTGGCGCTGGCGGACGGCACGGGCGACCAGGCTTACCTGGGCGCGCTGCAGGATGCGCTGGCGGCCGTGCTGGGACGCTTCTCGCCGCAGCTGATCATTTTCCTGGCGGGCGCCGATCCGCATGAAGGCGATCGGCTGGGACGCCTGAAGCTGAGTTTCGACGGCCTCGCGCAGCGCGACGCCATGCTGCTGGAGACCGCAGGCCGCCACGCGATACCGGTGGCGATCGCGATGGCCGGCGGTTATGGCAAGAACATACAAGACACGGTGGCGATCCACCTGCAAACTATCTCGCTCGCAGCACACTTCGCGCGCCAGCAGGGCGCGCTTACCCAACCCGGATAA
- a CDS encoding 2-hydroxyacid dehydrogenase — translation MKPKILMARAVFPEVIAGLQQHFEVESNQDDRIFSAAELAQKLSDKDGVIATASERISAELLQACPRLKAVCNQAVGYNNIDVAAATKAGVMVTNTPDVLNETTADFGWALLMATARRVTESEHWLRAGHWKQWRYDSFLGADVHGATLGIIGMGRIGQAIARRSLGFDMQVLYHNRSRLAPELEARANNARYAGKEELLAAADHVILVLPYSKESHHTIGAAELALMKPGAILVNLARGGIVDDLALIAALRDKKIAAAGLDVFENEPALHPGFLELSNVVLTPHIASASEPTRRAMADCAAANLLAALLPTAERKWPPNLLNPEVLGRVTLSRVTQN, via the coding sequence ATGAAACCAAAGATATTGATGGCGCGCGCGGTGTTTCCGGAAGTGATCGCCGGTTTGCAGCAGCATTTCGAAGTCGAAAGCAACCAGGACGACCGCATCTTCAGCGCGGCCGAGCTGGCGCAAAAGCTGAGCGACAAGGATGGCGTGATCGCTACCGCCAGCGAACGTATCTCTGCCGAATTGCTGCAAGCCTGCCCACGCCTGAAAGCGGTCTGCAACCAGGCAGTCGGTTATAACAATATCGATGTCGCGGCGGCCACCAAGGCCGGCGTGATGGTGACCAATACGCCGGACGTGCTGAATGAAACCACCGCCGATTTCGGCTGGGCCTTGCTGATGGCGACTGCGCGCCGGGTCACGGAGTCTGAACACTGGTTGCGCGCGGGACATTGGAAGCAGTGGCGCTACGACAGCTTCCTGGGAGCGGATGTGCATGGCGCCACGCTCGGCATCATCGGCATGGGACGGATAGGGCAGGCGATTGCGCGGCGTTCGCTGGGTTTCGACATGCAGGTGCTGTACCACAACCGTTCACGCCTCGCGCCTGAGCTTGAGGCGCGCGCCAACAACGCCCGTTATGCCGGCAAGGAAGAACTGCTGGCGGCGGCCGACCATGTGATCCTGGTGCTGCCGTATTCGAAAGAGTCGCATCACACCATCGGCGCTGCCGAGCTGGCCTTGATGAAACCGGGCGCGATCCTGGTCAACCTGGCGCGCGGCGGCATCGTCGACGACCTGGCGCTGATCGCGGCATTGCGCGACAAGAAAATCGCCGCTGCCGGACTTGATGTGTTCGAGAACGAACCGGCGCTGCATCCCGGTTTCCTGGAACTGTCGAATGTGGTGCTGACGCCGCATATCGCCAGCGCCTCCGAGCCTACGCGGCGGGCGATGGCCGACTGTGCCGCGGCAAATTTGCTGGCGGCTTTGCTGCCGACTGCGGAGCGCAAGTGGCCGCCGAACCTGCTTAATCCTGAAGTGCTGGGCCGGGTTACGCTGAGCCGGGTTACCCAGAACTGA
- a CDS encoding competence/damage-inducible protein A has product MAIGLIIIGDEILSGRRVDKHFPKILEMLTARGLALDWAEYIGDDPARITATLKRTFDSEDIVFCTGGIGATPDDHTRQCAAAALGVPLVLHPEAREKIRERIADTARDAGLELDYDTPDNLHRLKMGEFPQGAAIIPNPFNKIPGFSVPHKGAGAHYFAPGFPVMAWPMFEWVLDTYYADRFHQNPQLEQSVLVFEAMESTLTPLMEAIEAEFPLVKVFSLPHVGDGDTRRHIDLGVKGEPVQSAAAFNKMLSGLDQLKAEYRPA; this is encoded by the coding sequence ATGGCAATCGGACTTATCATCATCGGCGACGAAATCCTGTCAGGCAGGCGAGTCGACAAACACTTTCCGAAAATTCTGGAAATGCTCACTGCCCGGGGCCTCGCCCTGGACTGGGCCGAATACATAGGCGACGATCCGGCCCGCATCACGGCCACCCTGAAACGCACTTTCGACAGCGAAGACATCGTGTTCTGCACCGGCGGCATCGGCGCCACGCCGGATGACCATACCCGCCAGTGCGCTGCTGCAGCGCTGGGCGTACCGCTGGTGCTGCATCCCGAAGCGCGCGAGAAGATCCGCGAACGGATCGCCGACACCGCACGCGACGCCGGACTGGAGCTGGATTACGATACGCCCGACAACTTGCACCGGCTGAAGATGGGCGAGTTTCCCCAGGGCGCCGCCATCATCCCCAACCCGTTCAACAAGATTCCCGGTTTTTCGGTACCGCACAAGGGCGCCGGCGCCCACTATTTTGCGCCGGGTTTCCCGGTGATGGCCTGGCCCATGTTCGAATGGGTGCTGGACACCTATTACGCCGACCGTTTCCACCAGAATCCGCAACTGGAACAGTCGGTGCTGGTGTTCGAAGCCATGGAGTCGACGCTGACGCCGCTGATGGAAGCCATCGAGGCGGAGTTTCCGCTGGTGAAAGTATTCAGCTTGCCGCATGTCGGCGATGGCGACACCAGGCGTCATATCGACCTCGGCGTAAAAGGCGAGCCGGTGCAGAGCGCGGCAGCGTTCAATAAGATGTTGTCCGGCCTCGACCAGTTAAAGGCAGAGTACCGGCCGGCCTAG
- a CDS encoding acyl-CoA-binding protein: MTLQADFEQAQADSKNLPERPDNLTLLQIYALFKQASSGDATGERPGMTDFVGRAKWDAWDGLKGSSQDEAKQKYIDLIESLKD, translated from the coding sequence ATGACCCTCCAAGCCGACTTCGAACAAGCACAAGCCGATTCCAAGAATTTGCCGGAACGCCCTGACAACCTGACCCTGCTGCAAATATACGCGCTGTTCAAGCAGGCAAGCAGCGGCGACGCCACCGGAGAGCGCCCCGGCATGACCGACTTTGTCGGCCGCGCCAAATGGGATGCATGGGATGGACTGAAAGGCAGCAGCCAGGACGAGGCCAAGCAGAAATACATCGACCTGATCGAAAGCCTGAAAGACTAA